A region from the Triticum aestivum cultivar Chinese Spring chromosome 3D, IWGSC CS RefSeq v2.1, whole genome shotgun sequence genome encodes:
- the LOC123080916 gene encoding cytochrome P450 81C13 yields the protein MVEETMTLIGASTVWHYIPTLVQWLDIGGFGRRLWRLRESRTKFVQGLIEDERKKKEDGTTTGRTMIGALLALQHKDTEDCPDQLIRALCISVLEAGSSTSADTVEWAMSLMLNNPNVMVKVRDEIDSYIGKPIRLIEASDLLKLQYLRCIIMETLRLHPPTPLLVPHESSIDCTVSGFYIPKGTMLLVNTSAIHRDPKIWDKPTNFIPERFEGEKCEGNMAMPFGMGRRRCPTENLGMQIQNIVWTCDNIIHLFTTCAFWLLAHGGPLVRLYIRICFESVCQIGCHRTPWFRIGQRSPPWEKGRVRPGALPAAHASRGPKCQVCVLNLSIWCPYCDGYQLLCHAFFSEEEQQVRSATLRASCSMVQQPEQATTVHRNILDHLWKNHSLHYPSKAWMCHRNGVIHQDLKLENLHANKKSSPLKAIDFGLFVFFRTGILWNIPLHLII from the exons ATGGTGGAGGAGACGATGACACTTATTGGTGCGTCAACGGTGTGGCACTACATACCAACACTGGTGCAGTGGCTGGACATCGGCGGGTTCGGGAGACGGTTGTGGCGGCTCCGAGAGAGTAGAACAAAGTTCGTGCAGGGACTTATCGAGGATGAGAGAAAGAAGAAGGAGGATGGCACGACAACAGGGAGGACGATGATTGGGGCACTGTTGGCCCTGCAACACAAGGACACGGAGGATTGCCCTGACCAGCTTATCCGAGCTTTGTGCATC AGCGTCCTCGAAGCTGGATCATCTACTTCTGCAGATACAGTTGAGTGGGCGATGTCCCTCATGCTGAATAACCCTAACGTGATGGTCAAAGTTCGTGATGAGATTGATTCCTACATAGGGAAACCAATACGCCTAATTGAGGCGTCCGATCTCCTAAAGTTGCAATACCTTCGTTGCATAATCATGGAGACGCTTCGTCTGCATCCACCAACACCACTTCTTGTTCCTCATGAATCTTCTATTGACTGCACCGTCAGTGGATTTTATATTCCCAAGGGGACAATGCTTCTTGTGAACACATCTGCAATACATAGGGACCCTAAGATATGGGATAAACCAACAAACTTTATTCCAGAAAG GTTTGAGGGTGAAAAGTGTGAAGGTAATATGGCTATGCCATTTGGTATGGGCAGGCGACGATGCCCAACAGAGAATTTGGGTATGCAGATT CAAAATATTGTGTGGACATGTGACAATATTATCCAT CTATTCACCACCT GTGCATTTTGGCTGCTGGCGCATGGTGGACCATTGGTTCGTTTATACATCCGCATCTGTTTCGAGAGTGTCTGCCAG ATCGGGTGCCATCGCACGCCATGGTTTCGGATTGGGCAGAGGTCGCCGCCATGGGAGAAGGGGAGGGTGAGACCTGGGGCTCTACCAGCAGCACACGCGAGCAGAGGGCCTAAGTGCCAG GTTTGTGTTCTCAACTTGAGTATATGGTGCCCATATTGTGATGGATATCAG CTCCTCTGCCATGCTTTTTTCTCCGAAGAGGAGCAACAGGTAAGGAGCGCAACCCTTCGTGCATCATGCTCCATGGTGCAGCAGCCAGAACAGGCGACCACGG TTCATAGGAACATCCTAGACCACCTTTGGAAAAACCACAGCCTTCACTACCCCAGCAAAGCATGG ATGTGCCATAGAAATGGTGTCATCCATCAGGACCTTAAACTAGAGAACTTACACGCAAATAAGAAGAGTTCTCCTCTAAAGGCAATTGATTTTGGGCTATTTGTGTTCTTCAGGACTGGTATTCTCTGGAACATACCTTTGCACCTTATAATCTAG